The DNA segment GCGATTCTTTCTATATTTACTGCATGCAGTAGTCTTTCTGCGCGCGTTTTTTTTAGTGATTCTGAGACAGTTTCTTTCATAAAATAAGCAGGAGTGAAAGGTCTTTTTGAATATCTGAATATATGTACTTTAGAAAAATGTGCTTTCCTTACAATTGATACTGAGTTTAAAAATGCATTGTCTGTTTCTCCCGGGAAGCCTACGATAATGTCGGTAGTGATAGAAAAGTTTGGATCTTTTTTTCTTAGCTTCTCTATAATGTTTAGGTATTCTTCTGTTGTGTAATTTCTATTCATTCTTTTTAGCACTTCGTTATCTCCGGATTGAAGGGAAATGTGAAGGTGGGGTGTTACAGGCGGAGTTAATTCCTTTATAAGATCATCTGTTATGGCTGTAGGATATATAGAACTAATTCTTATTCTTTCAATTCTCTCTATCGTTTTTAGTGTTTTTAGAAGTGAAGCCAAAGATGTTCCAATGTTTTCTCCATATTTGCCGATTTCAGTGCCAGAAAGTACAATTTCTTTGTATCCTGCTTTTGAAAGTTCTTGCATTTCTTTTGATATGGCTTTTCTTGTTCTGCTTTTTATCTCGCTACCTCTTACAAACGGCACAATGCAGTATGTGCAGAAGTTATTGCATCCTTCTTCTATTTTGATTGTGGCTCGTG comes from the Caldisericota bacterium genome and includes:
- the mtaB gene encoding tRNA (N(6)-L-threonylcarbamoyladenosine(37)-C(2))-methylthiotransferase MtaB, with the protein product MRVAIYTLGCKTNQYETELIRESFESHGDTVVSFHNKADLYIINSCVVTSKAEAETRKAVHRAKRTNPNAKIIITSCFAKLHPDFKENNIFLYSGERKKIADFHYNNTYSPVSLQEESIKRFSGHTRATIKIEEGCNNFCTYCIVPFVRGSEIKSRTRKAISKEMQELSKAGYKEIVLSGTEIGKYGENIGTSLASLLKTLKTIERIERIRISSIYPTAITDDLIKELTPPVTPHLHISLQSGDNEVLKRMNRNYTTEEYLNIIEKLRKKDPNFSITTDIIVGFPGETDNAFLNSVSIVRKAHFSKVHIFRYSKRPFTPAYFMKETVSESLKKTRAERLLHAVNIERIAFKNRFLNKTVKVLVEEKDGVYYTGFTPYYIKTKFIGTNIELGSIVPVLVEKVDANYLYGRIL